In the genome of Primulina eburnea isolate SZY01 unplaced genomic scaffold, ASM2296580v1 ctg443_ERROPOS100000, whole genome shotgun sequence, one region contains:
- the LOC140821152 gene encoding uncharacterized protein: MMSSLSRSATFCGFFYTHKILRLGQHFLDFLPAEEYSGEFYPRYLPELSGLLKSRRAFLPFEDTPSAIQSYCNGLFLLVRSGSNPTEYIVCNPTTCEYIELPINPHHTGDDNDPHVASLAFDPSDSTISFKVVRRAADVSLSHPIKLDLFTSDSGNGARSSRFQAFKFRNRLLP; the protein is encoded by the exons ATGATGTCTTCTCTTTCCCGTTCTGCCACTTTTTGTGGCTTCTTCTATACCCATAAAATCCTTAGGCTTGGCCAgcattttcttgattttttgcCCGCAGAAGAGTATTCCGGTGAATTCTACCCCCGATATCTACCTGAATTGTCCGGACTTTTGAAATCTCGTAGAGCGTTTCTGCCTTTTGAGGACACGCCATCGGCCATTCAAAGTTACTGCAACGGGCTTTTTCTTCTGGTCCGCTCCGGCTCAAATCCCACCGAGTATATTGTCTGCAATCCAACCACCTGTGAGTACATTGAACTCCCCATCAACCCCCATCACACAGGTGATGATAATGATCCCCATGTTGCCTCCTTAGCATTTGATCCCAGTGATTCTACTATTTCCTTTAAGGTTGTTCGAAGGGCAGCCGATGTGTCGCTCTCACATCCTATAAAGCTGGACCTTTTCACATCCGACTCAG GTAACGGGGCCCGTTCATCTCGTTTCCAAGCGTTCAAGTTTCGTAATAG GCTCTTACCATGA
- the LOC140821155 gene encoding probable flavin-containing monooxygenase 1 isoform X2: MEKRVAIIGAGLSGLLACKCAVSKGFKPIVFEAKDQVGGLWTQTIESTKLQIAKPYYQFSDFPWPDSVKDMFPHNSQLLEYIQSYAQHFHLLQYVKFNSEVVSIDYVGECEDEIQSYELWGGDGKAFGSKGKWNLKVHHTKEDSTKVYEAEFVILCIGRFSGLADIPEFPEGHGPEVFSGKVIHSMDYSAMDNASAANFIKGKNIVVIGSGKSAVDIAFECAQENGIGKPCTVIQRTIHWMLPDAEPWGVNFGYLFFNRFWELMVHKPGEGFFQNILAFLLTPLRWGLSKFVESYLRWKLPLKKYGMIPKCSFVDDISSCTIFFLPDKFFDEVEEGSIVLKKSKRFSFCKEGLLVDGEVDPLKADIVIFATGYRGDQKLKNIFASPNFANIIAGTPTSSVPLYRQMIHPRIPQLAVVGYSESISNLFTFEMRCQWLSFFLDQKFQFPSVKQMENDVKMWENHMKKYAINNMYRRACIASTQIWYNDQLCKDIGCNPRRKKGFFKDLFEPYGIADYKGSYLNS; the protein is encoded by the exons ATGGAGAAAAGGGTAGCAATAATCGGAGCAGGACTCAGTGGCCTTCTTGCCTGCAAATGCGCAGTATCTAAAGGCTTCAAACCCATTGTTTTTGAAGCGAAAGATCAAGTTGGTGGGCTCTGGACGCAAACCATCGAGTCCACCAAACTTCAGATTGCGAAACCGTACTACCAGTTTTCTGATTTTCCATGGCCGGATTCTGTCAAAGATATGTTCCCCCACAACTCCCAGCTTCTGGAGTACATTCAATCTTATGCCCAGCATTTCCATCTGTTGCAATATGTGAAATTCAACAGCGAAGTGGTTAGTATTGACTACGTGGGGGAGTGTGAAGATGAGATTCAGTCTTACGAATTGTGGGGTGGAGATGGGAAAGCTTTCGGATCCAAAGGGAAATGGAACTTGAAAGTTCATCACACGAAGGAGGATTCGACGAAG GTGTATGAGGCTGAGTTTGTGATACTGTGTATTGGAAGATTCAGTGGATTAGCAGACATCCCGGAATTCCCCGAAGGCCACGGCCCGGAAGTGTTCTCAGGGAAAGTAATCCACTCGATGGATTACTCTGCCATGGACAATGCAAGTGCTGCAAATTTCATTAAAGGAAAGAACATCGTGGTCATAGGTTCTGGGAAATCAGCAGTCGACATTGCCTTCGAATGTGCTCAGGAAAATG GGATCGGGAAACCGTGCACCGTGATCCAGAGAACCATTCATTGGATGCTTCCTGATGCGGAACCATGGGGAGTTAACTTCGGTTATTTGTTTTTCAACCGATTCTGGGAGCTAATGGTTCATAAACCTGGGGAAGGGTTCTTTCAAAACATCTTAGCATTTCTACTTACACCTTTG CGATGGGGCTTGTCGAAGTTTGTTGAGAGCTACCTTAGATGGAAACTTCCCTTGAAAAAATACGGGATGATACCCAAGTGTAGTTTCGTTGATGACATATCTTCTTGTACGATATTTTTCCTGCCGGATAAGTTCTTTGATGAAGTTGAAGAAGGGAGCATCGTTTTGAAGAAATCGAAACGTTTTAGCTTCTGCAAAGAAGGTTTGCTAGTCGATGGAGAGGTCGATCCCTTGAAAGCGGATATCGTGATTTTTGCCACGGGCTATAGAGGAGATCAAAAGCTCAAGAATATCTTTGCCTCTCCAAATTTCGCTAACATCATTGCAGGAACTCCAACCTCTTCAGTTCCTCTATATAG ACAAATGATCCATCCAAGAATCCCTCAACTAGCAGTAGTGGGCTACTCCGAGTCGATCTCGAACCTCTTCACATTCGAGATGAGATGTCAATGGCTCTCATTCTTTCTTGATCAAAAGTTTCAATTTCCAAGTGTGAAACAAATGGAAAACGATGTCAAAATGTGGGAGAATCACATGAAGAAGTATGCAATCAACAATATGTACAGAAGAGCTTGTATTGCCAGCACTCAGATTTGGTACAATGATCAACTCTGCAAAGATATTGGGTGCAATCCAAGAAGAAAGAAAGGGTTCTTCAAAGATTTGTTTGAGCCTTATGGAATTGCAGATTATAAAGGATCATATCTTAATTCGTAA
- the LOC140821155 gene encoding probable flavin-containing monooxygenase 1 isoform X1 produces the protein MEKRVAIIGAGLSGLLACKCAVSKGFKPIVFEAKDQVGGLWTQTIESTKLQIAKPYYQFSDFPWPDSVKDMFPHNSQLLEYIQSYAQHFHLLQYVKFNSEVVSIDYVGECEDEIQSYELWGGDGKAFGSKGKWNLKVHHTKEDSTKLCWQVYEAEFVILCIGRFSGLADIPEFPEGHGPEVFSGKVIHSMDYSAMDNASAANFIKGKNIVVIGSGKSAVDIAFECAQENGIGKPCTVIQRTIHWMLPDAEPWGVNFGYLFFNRFWELMVHKPGEGFFQNILAFLLTPLRWGLSKFVESYLRWKLPLKKYGMIPKCSFVDDISSCTIFFLPDKFFDEVEEGSIVLKKSKRFSFCKEGLLVDGEVDPLKADIVIFATGYRGDQKLKNIFASPNFANIIAGTPTSSVPLYRQMIHPRIPQLAVVGYSESISNLFTFEMRCQWLSFFLDQKFQFPSVKQMENDVKMWENHMKKYAINNMYRRACIASTQIWYNDQLCKDIGCNPRRKKGFFKDLFEPYGIADYKGSYLNS, from the exons ATGGAGAAAAGGGTAGCAATAATCGGAGCAGGACTCAGTGGCCTTCTTGCCTGCAAATGCGCAGTATCTAAAGGCTTCAAACCCATTGTTTTTGAAGCGAAAGATCAAGTTGGTGGGCTCTGGACGCAAACCATCGAGTCCACCAAACTTCAGATTGCGAAACCGTACTACCAGTTTTCTGATTTTCCATGGCCGGATTCTGTCAAAGATATGTTCCCCCACAACTCCCAGCTTCTGGAGTACATTCAATCTTATGCCCAGCATTTCCATCTGTTGCAATATGTGAAATTCAACAGCGAAGTGGTTAGTATTGACTACGTGGGGGAGTGTGAAGATGAGATTCAGTCTTACGAATTGTGGGGTGGAGATGGGAAAGCTTTCGGATCCAAAGGGAAATGGAACTTGAAAGTTCATCACACGAAGGAGGATTCGACGAAG CTGTGTTGGCAGGTGTATGAGGCTGAGTTTGTGATACTGTGTATTGGAAGATTCAGTGGATTAGCAGACATCCCGGAATTCCCCGAAGGCCACGGCCCGGAAGTGTTCTCAGGGAAAGTAATCCACTCGATGGATTACTCTGCCATGGACAATGCAAGTGCTGCAAATTTCATTAAAGGAAAGAACATCGTGGTCATAGGTTCTGGGAAATCAGCAGTCGACATTGCCTTCGAATGTGCTCAGGAAAATG GGATCGGGAAACCGTGCACCGTGATCCAGAGAACCATTCATTGGATGCTTCCTGATGCGGAACCATGGGGAGTTAACTTCGGTTATTTGTTTTTCAACCGATTCTGGGAGCTAATGGTTCATAAACCTGGGGAAGGGTTCTTTCAAAACATCTTAGCATTTCTACTTACACCTTTG CGATGGGGCTTGTCGAAGTTTGTTGAGAGCTACCTTAGATGGAAACTTCCCTTGAAAAAATACGGGATGATACCCAAGTGTAGTTTCGTTGATGACATATCTTCTTGTACGATATTTTTCCTGCCGGATAAGTTCTTTGATGAAGTTGAAGAAGGGAGCATCGTTTTGAAGAAATCGAAACGTTTTAGCTTCTGCAAAGAAGGTTTGCTAGTCGATGGAGAGGTCGATCCCTTGAAAGCGGATATCGTGATTTTTGCCACGGGCTATAGAGGAGATCAAAAGCTCAAGAATATCTTTGCCTCTCCAAATTTCGCTAACATCATTGCAGGAACTCCAACCTCTTCAGTTCCTCTATATAG ACAAATGATCCATCCAAGAATCCCTCAACTAGCAGTAGTGGGCTACTCCGAGTCGATCTCGAACCTCTTCACATTCGAGATGAGATGTCAATGGCTCTCATTCTTTCTTGATCAAAAGTTTCAATTTCCAAGTGTGAAACAAATGGAAAACGATGTCAAAATGTGGGAGAATCACATGAAGAAGTATGCAATCAACAATATGTACAGAAGAGCTTGTATTGCCAGCACTCAGATTTGGTACAATGATCAACTCTGCAAAGATATTGGGTGCAATCCAAGAAGAAAGAAAGGGTTCTTCAAAGATTTGTTTGAGCCTTATGGAATTGCAGATTATAAAGGATCATATCTTAATTCGTAA